In a single window of the Synechococcus sp. WH 8016 genome:
- a CDS encoding glycosyltransferase, producing MIIHLSHAANSSDGGIATAVQSLSAAQHSIGLNSTWLTADRFEPRQRDRAISRAVLAASPQLVHLHGLWRSPTRVASRTAGLPLPLVIAPHGMLDSGALAISRYKKQLVWHLWEKRALESSRCLHALCSAEAAAIRVLLPRVPIAVIPNGVELPNASDAVAKCLPPWDGVIPAGESVMLFLGRFHPKKGLDPLLKAWQAVIPAAKRHRYWLALVGYGDDGALARRVAEAQQRGELERLHVFGPVFRAQKAAALSAATTFVLPSFSEGLPMAALEAMAYQRPCILTEACNLPEAFQVGAALRAESSPSDLAAVLERCFKLSSTELAAMGHAGQSLVRISFSWSQAAADTHELYSWVLGGGERPSFVRN from the coding sequence GTGATCATTCATCTCTCCCACGCGGCTAATTCCAGCGATGGCGGTATCGCTACTGCGGTGCAATCCCTAAGCGCTGCTCAGCATTCGATTGGGCTTAATTCCACATGGCTCACTGCAGATCGTTTTGAACCACGCCAGCGAGATCGAGCAATAAGCCGTGCCGTGCTGGCTGCTTCTCCGCAATTGGTTCATCTCCACGGCCTTTGGCGTAGCCCCACACGTGTCGCATCCCGCACAGCTGGTTTGCCTCTGCCGCTGGTGATCGCTCCTCATGGAATGCTTGACTCAGGGGCTCTCGCTATCTCCCGTTACAAAAAGCAACTTGTTTGGCACCTTTGGGAGAAGAGAGCATTGGAGTCATCTCGTTGTTTGCATGCACTTTGCTCGGCAGAAGCCGCTGCAATACGTGTGCTCTTGCCTCGAGTGCCTATCGCCGTTATTCCTAATGGCGTGGAACTGCCGAATGCATCGGATGCAGTAGCGAAATGTTTGCCACCTTGGGATGGAGTGATACCTGCCGGGGAGTCAGTGATGCTTTTTCTCGGTCGCTTTCACCCCAAAAAGGGCTTAGATCCCTTGCTCAAAGCTTGGCAGGCCGTGATCCCTGCTGCCAAGCGACATCGTTACTGGCTGGCCCTTGTGGGATATGGCGACGATGGTGCCTTGGCCCGTCGCGTAGCAGAGGCACAGCAGCGCGGCGAGTTAGAGCGTTTACATGTCTTTGGTCCGGTATTCCGTGCACAGAAGGCAGCCGCTCTTTCAGCCGCCACAACCTTTGTGCTCCCTTCTTTTTCTGAAGGTTTGCCTATGGCGGCTCTGGAGGCCATGGCATATCAGCGACCGTGCATACTTACCGAGGCCTGCAACCTGCCCGAGGCGTTCCAAGTTGGTGCCGCGCTACGTGCCGAGTCCAGTCCTTCTGATTTAGCAGCGGTTCTTGAGCGTTGTTTTAAATTGAGTTCAACTGAGCTTGCTGCGATGGGGCATGCAGGTCAATCTCTTGTTCGTATTAGTTTCAGTTGGAGTCAGGCTGCTGCTGATACTCATGAGCTCTATTCATGGGTTCTGGGTGGAGGAGAGAGACCATCATTCGTAAGAAATTAA